The DNA segment GAAAAGAGCAGCTTCGATGCGTCTTCAGTCTTCTACGATTGTATCTGCTACTGACACCAACTGGTTTAAGAATTTCTGTTTGAAGGCAAAGCATCAGGCGGCTGCTTGTCTCAGACCGGTCTACCGGATTCTAACGTTTGGTTTTAGCTAAGAGATGTAATAGAAAGGGTGATCCCATcttgtaaatgtgtaaatacTTAGATAAACAATCAGACAAATTTTTCAAGCTTTTTCACTGCCATCTAAAAATATGAGAACTGATCTATCAACATCATTATTCATCGTAGAACTAAGCATCATACAAGTGTTTTTCTCATATTTAACGTTTTTTCTTAGCTCGTTTGGAAGAAGTCCTCAACGTCTCTTTTCTCACATCATCTGTAGCTTTTGTGTCCAGAAACGGctgcacacacaaaaaaaaaagagagagggcAAAATCAACACAGGTTACAAGTTACAACACGTGAATCTAAGCCTTTTAAGCACACTTTGTTTTGCCACTGATGAGTTTCACCAATTTGGTCCCAAACACTGGTTTTACAACTTAAACATGTATGCTAACAAGTTCATACAAAAACAATGGGAACATAGGAAGAAACAAACGTGCTCTACTGGTCCTATTCTTCATAAAGAATAGAGAGTGAGACAAGATTGTTCAAACCTCGTCCTTTCTCTTTTGGAGGTCAAGAAGTTCTCGGCAATAAGCAAGACACTCAGCCTGGTAAGCTGCAGCTAAATCCTTAATCAAAGCTTTCCTCTTGATGATCCCAACCACTTTCACaacaacagagagagagagagagagagagagtcaagAAAGcattttttttagcaaaaacACAGAGCAAGCTGGTGAATGAATCATGATCCTAAACACATTAATGAATGTTCTAATCAATCAATTGCAGATCTGATTCTCTAACTATCAAAGCTAAAGTTACGATCTTTCGAAAACCCAACAGCAAAAGGAACGACCTTTGGGTACAATTAACAATGGCGGAGAGGAAGGAGTAGAAAGCAAACCCTAGAAATCAATTTGATGTTGCAGAATAAATTGGGGAAATTAGAGAATTACTTCGACTAGGATCGAATGTAGCCGGCGGGGGATCTTCGGGTTTTGATGGAGGTTCCGGCGGAGAGGGACGAGTAGGTTCCGGTGTAGTTCGCTTCTCTTCTTCCGCCATTGAAGGAGTTTCTTTTCCTCAcagagtttttttcttctttttttgctttttgtttataaatgtaAACCTTCAATTTCCATTTGTCACTCACCACCATGATGTAACTTTGAAATATActttttgacaaaaataaaatataattaaaatatctgAATATGTAATTTTCTTACAAATGTACGTGTTAGTCTATAGTGGACTGCATAATACAATTTACATCTAAATTTAGTATAACTAGATTTTGCTGTAAAGAAAACACCTAAAAATAGTGtagttgatttattttattctgGGTGTGTCTTGAACCTCTTCTAAGTTTGGCACAAGATATTGTTAAGAGACTAACTGGtgtctttatatttttagatatttgacattttaccatttttataTAACCGTAGTAAAGTCTTATTAATCTTCTCTGtgtatatataaaccaataatcAGATCTTACACACAACACCTTaatcttctttttgttttctctgcCCATTTCAAGACGTCAAGAAAACTTATATTAAAtcacaaaacttttaaaattgcATCGTTATATGGCGAATGAGATGAGGTTTATTCAGACATGGGGAGAGGTGGCACCTTCATTATCTCATCGGATTCAGCAGAGACGATTATCGAGAAGCAGTTCGCAGCCTAAGTTGGAGACTATTTTTGAAGAAGGATGTGATAGTTTTGCAGTTCAAGCGCCAAAACGGATTGTCATCTTTCTACCTCTTCTCCTCTCAATAATTTTGTACTTTTTCTTGTACAAGACTATTAAAGACTATTGATTGCTGCCCTTTAATTTGTAATTTGGGTGTGTTGTTAATAACAAAGAACTCTCCATTGTTTTAAGGTTAAAAGGGAGTTAAGTCTTTAAAAGGTTTGGTTTAGGCTAGTTTGGTTCTCGTTTCCTAGAAAATGTGTGTTTACATATGAATTCGTTGTCAAAAACTCGGCCATATTAAGACAGTATCTTCTTATTGGTAAGAATATTTAGAACTCATGAGCATTAGAACACATGTTATAATTCATATATGAGACTGAAGTGAACAAATGAATtacaaaagattatatataagaatttaaCTCTTCTGCTTATACATTTTCCAAACAAAACATTGAAAAACttatatgtatgtatgtttGTAAACATGTTCAAGAAAATCGAACAACACGGTCATGTCTATACAACAAAACACATGAGACGGCCGATATAATCGCCGGAACAAGAAGTAAAAGGCGGTGTCCTTGTCCCATGATGACTTTTGAATCATCCGACCTTTCTTCGAAAATGGTCTCTAGTGTCGGAATCATTGAACATCCCCGGCGATAAATCATGGCCGCCGGCGCCATCTCAGCTCCAGATAAAGATCTCCTTCTTCCTAATTCTGATCTTACCATGATATCTCGATAGTTTTAAGATTTTCTTGTTCTTGAAAATGTTTAAAGAGAAAAGTCGTGAATGAAAGTGTTTTGGTTTCGAAGTTATCTCAAATGGAGAATTCTTGGTGTATATATAGACTCTAATGCACGGCGAGTCTGCTACAGAAACACGGTTTTAGTTTGTTTGGCaaagaagtttttaagaaaataaaaaaaatgaattgatGGATCAACGGCTGTCTCTGGTCCAAGCAAGTGGTCTGTATGACTACACACGTACgtactttttttttgatattgaCAGAGTTAGAGATTATAAAAGTAACGACAAAACTTTCTCTATTATTTGGTGATGCATAGAAACAAgcacaaaaaaacaaagaaagaagaaacaaatacTCCAGAATATCCAAATAATCTCACAAGTTGAGTTACGGAGAATACGACATGAGTATAAGAAAGGCGAAATTTCGGAGAAGTATACAAGTCTTGTTTGGTTAAGTGTATCTCTACGTGGACGAGATACACAtgacatatttaatattttcaattatttggTACATTCAACATATCTTACAACTTCTAGAAGTATTTTATACAGAAACAAATAACTCTTTATTTTTGGTCaacttgaaacaaaattttcttCTGATCCCACCCCCCCAAAAGAAGCAAAATTATCTTTAAAGGGTTACACAAATTATTCAAAAGGAATTCACGAAATAATTTACATTTTGTGTATAAGAACACAAATTATATAGTAGTTTGATTGAATTTCATCCCTTATGTATTTCTCTAATACAAGAAATCATTTCTTTCTCCGGCGACGATTCAAAAATCTTTTGAGCATCTTCCACTCTCATACACTTCAATACAAAGCTATGATTCCAACACCTGGAAAAGTTCTACATACAAAAACATGTAAACCAATTATAGGGGCGGATGCAGGTGGGGTAGGGTGTGGCACGTGccccactttttttttttttgagattttaGTTCAGAATTTATGTAAATACCCCTTATTTGTAATGTTATTTCATTGTGTGTTCCATGCTTATTGTTTAGATATCCTTGTATTAATACTTTTTTGTATCATGTGCCccatatttattaattttctggGTCCGCCCTTTAACCAAACACATACTTAACGGATTCATCAATGAATATGACTTAGTGTTGTTCGTTTTATAATCGCCACCTCCATCGGCAACAGCAAAAAATATACTGTGAAGGAAACAAAAATAACAGTGACAAAACCCAAAGTAGTCgtcaaaaatgtaaaaaattagATGCCGATATCGCTAATTTATTCCGCGTCTGTTTTATTCGCTGTAGCTGCTGCATCGACTGGAAGATTAGCTAACAATGCTTCACTGATGTTGTACTGCTGTGTATTGCCAAGGCCGGCTCAATTTAAAATTGGACCCTGAACCAACATATTTCTGTTGGaattttatgtataatattaaattttatgacttgttttacaaattttcaaaaattcagaACCCAAAATGTTAAAAGAAATTTGATGAAGAAAAGTGGAACCCTGCCTAAATGGGCCGGTCGCACACCCTCTAAGCCGGTGTATCTTCTAGAAGTTGTAAGATATGTTAGAATGCGTCGGTCGGACACCAAATATCATGAGAAATTGCTTTAATTCCACTGCTGAACCCTTGTTAACTAGGAGAGACACGAGACCCTTAGAGTCCGAGAAGCATTCCAGCTTTTGGTGTCCCAATGAGATGGCAGCTGACATCGCTGCCTTTACCGCTAGCGCTTCGGCCACTAAGGCTGAGCCAACTAAACATGCGGTGAGAAGAGCTGAACCCAAGAGAAGAGTTCGAAGATGCATCCTTAGAAACCCAACCCAAACTACATCTTCCCGTTGCAGCGTTCCAAGATGCATCTGAGAGGCACTTGGTAGCAGAGGAAGAGGGTCGAACCGTGGACGGTCGGTTTTTCGGAGCTGTGGGCGGGAGCTCTTGTGCATTTTGCCATGATCTGGGAAAAAGGCTTTTGATGAGTTCAGAagtgaaaaagaaaaatcatggGCAAATTGAAGAACAGAACCGGCTGATATAGCATTGGCTTTTTCTTCCTACGTTAACTTCTCTTAACTCCTAAGCCAGCACAAGCATTGATCATATACTAGAAAAGATAAACTGTTTTGACTATATTTCCATCATTTTCCATGTGATCAAACAGCGGATgaattagaacaaaaaaaaaaaaatgtttgtacGTGAACAACTTGACTCTGGCTCTGAGAATCTTTTATATCCAACCGGATTAAACCGAAAAATTAAGTTCTACATTTTAGACTTTTAGttaaatattaaacaattaGATGTATGGACACCAATTCGAACCAAGGCAAAGTGGTAGTGACTCAGCACGAAAACGCGTCGCACCAGGGTTCGAACAACATATTGGTACCCGATTGAGAAGGATAGATTAAATATCTCCCTCTCGGCCTCATGAGAATGTTTCGTGAGAGTTAGTTTGCCTAACTAATACAGCAGCAAATAGTCTGCTATGCCAGATCCTTGTCTAAGAGATCTGATGATCGATGTCGGGATGGTCCATCCGGAGACGTGCTTAATCTGAGATGGCGATTTGAGGTAATTTAAAttaccttttttttgttttgaattaaatttcattttatgtGATGGGAATCAGATAGTTTACTTTTCCGACTCTCTTCTGCACATTCTCCACTACGACGGAGTGAGAGGAGTATTGCATTGTGACAATAAATTGATCTTAATGCGCTTTCATGATGTAATTCATTTTAATCAATCATACATATtacttattttgaaaaatacgtaaaataatatattactcACGAATGTTATTTACATTAAATTATGAGTTTATTATGATTACTTGCATACATCTCTATTAGAAACGTTTACATGATTTTTGTAATGTCTTTTCAAAGTGAACATCAAAAGAAAGAATCTTGATCAAACAAGTTAAGCATATAGATcaaattacaaataaataaaaatatattaaaatcatttgTTACCAGGAACTGGAAAACCAATACCATTGCGTGTTGTGGGAAATGTTGCAAACAACATACTACAAAACACCCCCACGCCTACCGGCAACGCCGTGAGAACCTCCAATGCTTCAGCTGACGGTGCCGGAAAAAAGCAATTCACCGTATTCCGATCGAATAAAACCACCGCACCAAACACCAATAACGACATGAAAGCATGCGCAAAATCTATAAACCTTAGTTTATATTTCTTAGATAACTCTTGAGGAAGCGTTGCCGATCCATCAATGATCCAAAACCCGTGGATTGTTGCAAACCCGTAGCATATAGTACCGTTCTTGTCTTTGTAAGAGTCCGTGAAGCTAAGTATGAAACAAGAGAATCCACATACTGCCACTAGAACCGATGTCATGATCTTGCTAACCACATCGCATTGACCGCCATTTGAGAAAATTGGAGATAAGAGTTGAAACGCAAGAACGGTTCCTGTTGGTAAGAGATTAGCTAAATGAGCTGTGGTTTGAAACGTTTGACCTATTGCTTTTTGTATCCATGTTGTTCTTTCTATATCGGGAAAGTCTTTGTCTTCTTCTAGAAGTGGCTTCTCGATCTCTTCTTGAGCATTTCCTTGATGATCTCTATCAACAACattgatctccatatctttgaAGCTTTTTCCTTTGTTCATTCTCTAAGCTTTTCTCTGATTTTGGGGAAATCTTTTCTGATGGAAGAAAGATTAATGATGAGATTCAAGTACGTAAAGGCTATATAAAAGAGGTGAGAGAAAAGCTTCTTTACGCTTTTTAATTATGCCTTGCAAGTAACCTTTGAGACCAAACCCAAGTCTTTGTTACTTCAAGTGAAGGATGTTCTT comes from the Brassica rapa cultivar Chiifu-401-42 chromosome A01, CAAS_Brap_v3.01, whole genome shotgun sequence genome and includes:
- the LOC103856331 gene encoding uncharacterized protein LOC103856331, which encodes MAEEEKRTTPEPTRPSPPEPPSKPEDPPPATFDPSRMVGIIKRKALIKDLAAAYQAECLAYCRELLDLQKRKDEPFLDTKATDDVRKETLRTSSKRAKKKR
- the LOC103856342 gene encoding uncharacterized protein LOC103856342; the protein is MVRSELGRRRSLSGAEMAPAAMIYRRGCSMIPTLETIFEERSDDSKVIMGQGHRLLLLVPAIISAVSCVLLYRHDRVVRFS
- the LOC103856352 gene encoding protein DMP4 — translated: MNKGKSFKDMEINVVDRDHQGNAQEEIEKPLLEEDKDFPDIERTTWIQKAIGQTFQTTAHLANLLPTGTVLAFQLLSPIFSNGGQCDVVSKIMTSVLVAVCGFSCFILSFTDSYKDKNGTICYGFATIHGFWIIDGSATLPQELSKKYKLRFIDFAHAFMSLLVFGAVVLFDRNTVNCFFPAPSAEALEVLTALPVGVGVFCSMLFATFPTTRNGIGFPVPGNK